In Kineococcus sp. NBC_00420, a single genomic region encodes these proteins:
- a CDS encoding GNAT family N-acetyltransferase, producing the protein MLPGLSSRPLTLDDVPAWWRLEERAAALDHPHSREGEASLRSRLVGEGFDPARQSTGGFDEAGELRALGWLGLRLGDTEHLRLHFTGVVDPAWRGRGVGRELLAWAEATARERTAWRRADLGRDVPAALQVWAADDRKDLARLCAAGGLGVRRHFSTMRLDLRPGVPDAPEPPAGYRLVRVDEHGTEGLREAHNEVFADHWGSQPLTPADWSLLVVDNPTFRPAWSYLVLHGEEIAGYAAVHAHEDDWPALGFGEAHLDTLGVRRTHRGHRLAGVLLAAVARRAAEVGLAAVALDVDTENPSGAVGLYERAGYVRAHGATLHAKAV; encoded by the coding sequence GTGCTGCCCGGTCTCTCCTCGCGTCCGCTGACCCTCGACGACGTGCCCGCGTGGTGGCGGCTGGAGGAACGTGCCGCCGCCCTCGACCACCCCCACTCCCGGGAGGGCGAGGCGTCGTTGCGCTCCCGCCTGGTCGGTGAGGGTTTCGACCCCGCGCGGCAGAGCACCGGGGGTTTCGACGAGGCCGGGGAACTGCGGGCGCTCGGCTGGCTCGGACTGCGCCTCGGGGACACCGAGCACCTGCGGCTGCACTTCACCGGGGTCGTCGACCCCGCCTGGCGCGGGCGGGGCGTGGGTCGCGAACTGCTGGCCTGGGCCGAGGCGACCGCCCGGGAGCGGACGGCGTGGCGCCGCGCCGACCTCGGGCGGGACGTCCCCGCCGCCCTGCAGGTGTGGGCCGCCGACGACCGCAAGGACCTCGCCCGCCTCTGCGCCGCCGGCGGACTCGGCGTTCGGCGCCACTTCAGCACGATGCGCCTGGACCTGCGTCCCGGCGTGCCCGACGCCCCCGAGCCGCCCGCGGGGTACCGCCTCGTCCGGGTGGACGAGCACGGCACCGAGGGGTTGCGGGAGGCGCACAACGAGGTGTTCGCCGACCACTGGGGTTCGCAGCCGCTGACCCCGGCGGACTGGTCGCTGCTCGTCGTCGACAACCCCACGTTCCGGCCCGCGTGGAGCTACCTCGTCCTGCACGGCGAGGAGATCGCCGGGTACGCCGCGGTGCACGCCCACGAGGACGACTGGCCGGCGCTCGGTTTCGGCGAGGCCCACCTCGACACCCTCGGGGTGCGACGCACCCACCGCGGGCACCGGCTGGCCGGGGTCCTGCTGGCCGCCGTCGCCCGCCGCGCCGCCGAGGTCGGACTGGCCGCGGTGGCCCTCGACGTCGACACCGAGAACCCCTCCGGCGCAGTGGGTCTCTACGAACGCGCCGGGTACGTCCGGGCCCACGGCGCGACGCTGCACGCCAAGGCCGTCTGA
- a CDS encoding response regulator transcription factor: MPPTAVRVLFVEDDPLIAESVAAALTAAGMVVHSQADGSDLPAVLDAFRPDIAVLDVMLPGEDGLSLARRVCVPRDVPVVFVTARDAVDDRLSGFDAGADDYLVKPFAVEELLVRLRAVLRRAGRAPQVVQVDDLVLDESAAVAVRAGERLDLTATEFRLLAQLVRHRGRTLSKLQLLTQVWGYEHYDQNLVEVHVSALRRKLEEHGPRIVHTERGIGYVLRADLTPRRDG, encoded by the coding sequence GTGCCCCCCACCGCCGTCCGCGTCCTCTTCGTCGAGGACGACCCCCTCATCGCGGAGTCGGTGGCCGCCGCGCTGACCGCAGCCGGGATGGTGGTGCACAGCCAGGCCGACGGGAGCGACCTGCCCGCCGTCCTCGACGCCTTCCGTCCCGACATCGCCGTGCTCGACGTGATGCTCCCCGGCGAGGACGGTCTCTCGCTGGCCCGCCGGGTCTGCGTCCCCCGCGACGTCCCCGTCGTCTTCGTCACCGCCCGCGACGCCGTCGACGACCGGTTGTCGGGGTTCGACGCCGGCGCCGACGACTACCTCGTCAAACCCTTCGCCGTCGAGGAACTCCTCGTCCGGCTGCGGGCCGTGCTGCGCCGCGCCGGGCGGGCACCGCAGGTCGTGCAGGTCGACGACCTCGTCCTCGACGAGTCCGCCGCGGTCGCGGTGCGGGCGGGGGAGCGCCTCGACCTGACGGCCACGGAGTTCAGGCTGCTGGCCCAGCTCGTCCGCCACCGCGGACGCACCCTGTCGAAGTTGCAGCTGCTGACCCAGGTCTGGGGGTACGAGCACTACGACCAGAACCTCGTCGAGGTTCACGTCAGTGCGCTGCGCCGCAAGCTGGAGGAGCACGGACCGCGCATCGTGCACACCGAACGCGGCATCGGCTACGTCCTGCGGGCCGACCTCACCCCCCGCCGGGACGGGTGA
- a CDS encoding TIGR03618 family F420-dependent PPOX class oxidoreductase, which yields MPKPPLPDDVAALFAKPNPAVMATIHPDGHPVTVATWYLFEDGRLLLNLDASRARLRHLKANPKVSLTALAEGDWYTHVSVQGDVVEVRDDTDLADIDRVSTHYTGRPYPNRDSPRVTVIVEIGNWHGWGAVKND from the coding sequence GTGCCCAAGCCCCCGCTGCCCGACGACGTCGCGGCGCTGTTCGCGAAGCCGAACCCGGCCGTCATGGCGACGATCCACCCCGACGGCCACCCGGTGACCGTCGCGACCTGGTACCTGTTCGAGGACGGCAGGCTGCTGCTGAACCTCGACGCGAGCCGCGCCCGGCTGCGGCACCTGAAGGCGAACCCGAAGGTCTCGCTGACCGCGCTGGCCGAGGGCGACTGGTACACCCACGTCAGCGTGCAGGGGGACGTCGTGGAGGTCCGCGACGACACCGACCTCGCCGACATCGACCGGGTCTCCACCCACTACACCGGTCGCCCCTACCCCAACCGCGACAGCCCGCGGGTGACGGTCATCGTCGAGATCGGCAACTGGCACGGCTGGGGTGCGGTGAAGAACGACTAG
- a CDS encoding YdeI/OmpD-associated family protein — translation MAVSFTATVELHRTTATGIEVPADVVQALDGGKRPAVVVTFAGYSYRTTVGVMGGRSLVPISAEVRAASGVAAGDELEVTLDLDTAPRTVEVPPDLARALEGAGLSAAFEALSPSARKAHVTSVEGAKAEATRMRRVEKVVSDLSR, via the coding sequence GTGGCGGTCTCGTTCACCGCGACCGTGGAACTGCACCGCACGACCGCGACCGGGATCGAGGTCCCGGCGGACGTCGTCCAGGCGCTGGACGGCGGGAAGCGGCCGGCGGTCGTCGTCACCTTCGCGGGGTACAGCTACCGCACGACGGTCGGGGTCATGGGCGGCCGCAGCCTCGTCCCGATCAGCGCCGAGGTGCGGGCGGCGTCGGGGGTGGCGGCCGGTGACGAGCTCGAGGTCACCCTCGACCTCGACACCGCACCGCGCACGGTCGAGGTACCACCCGACCTCGCCCGGGCCCTCGAAGGGGCCGGTCTGAGCGCCGCGTTCGAGGCGCTGTCGCCCTCGGCCCGCAAGGCGCACGTCACCTCCGTCGAGGGGGCCAAGGCGGAGGCGACGCGCATGCGCCGCGTCGAGAAGGTCGTCAGCGACCTCTCCCGCTAG